The genomic segment AGGAGCTCGGGCCGGGCGGCAGCGGCTCCGGTGGCGGCCGCGTCTCCATCACCGTCTACCGCGACAAGGACTACTCGGGACGCTCATGGAGCTTCGACAAGGACGTCCGCAACCTCGGGTCGATGGGGATGGGAAACCAGATCTCCTCCGTCAAGGTGTCCGGGGGGCGCTGGCGGCTCTGCCGGACGTCGAGCTTCGACGGCTGCATCGAGATCGGCGAGGACGTCCAGGACCTCCGGGAGTTCGGCATCAACGACCAGATCAACTCGATCCAGCTCGTGCGGTCCGGCGGCGGCTGGGGCGGCTCGGGCGGAGGCCCGCGCGACGAGGCGATCCTCTACGAGCAGTCCGGGTTCCGCGGCCGCTCGGTCACGGTGACGGGAGAGGCGTCGAACCTGCGCGACCGCGGATTCAACGACAGGGCGATGTCGATTCGCATCCGCGGGACCTGGCAGCTCTGCTCCGACGCGAACTACAGGGGTCAGTGCGTGAGCATCCGGGGCGACCAGGACGACCTTGCCCGTCTCGGCCTCCCGAGGAACCTCTCCTCGCTTCGCAAGGAGCGCTGAGCGCCCCGCGGGGGGGGAGGGCGCCGTCCTCCCCCGCGCTCACATGGAGAGCGGGCCTCCCGACGATTCCTGGCCCGTGCGCGGCGAGGACGCCCGGCAGCGTGAGCCCCTCGCCTCGGGGACGACCTGCTAACCTCGCGACCTTTGGCGAACGCTGCAGGGACCCGTGCAGAGCGGGTCGCGATCCGAGGGGGCGGGCCTCTCGTACGATGAGATCGATCCGGCCGCATCTGGCTCGCCTCGCCGAGTGGGTCGTCGCTGGTGCGGTCCTGGTGCTCTCCTTCTCCCGCGGCCTCGACAGGGTGCCCTTCCACATGGACGAAAGCCTCTGGATCTGCTGCAGCCTCTATTTCGAGGCGGCGGTCGACGAGGGCTTCATCCCGCCGCAGTGGTTCCGCGAGAGCGTCCGCGGACCGGAGCCGGCGCTCCCGGATCACGCCCAGAAGGGACCGCCCGGCGGCTGGAGCTCCCGGATCACGTGGGGGCCTCACTACTTCTCCCTGGACCAGCCTCCCGTGGCGCGCTACCTGATCGCGATCGGCAGACGCCTGCACGGCTACGCCGCCTCCGACCTGAACCGCCCATGGGAGTCCAAGCTCGGTCCCGACGAGAACGCTCTCCTCGGAAACGTGCCGTCTGCCGGCCTGCTGGAGGCGGCCCGCCGCTCCACGGCCGCCCTGAGCGTCGTGAGCGGTCTCGTCCTGTACGGGCTCGTTCGGCAGGGCGCCGGGAGGATCGCGGGCCTCGTGTTCGTCTTCCTCTTCTCGGCGTCCGGCTACTTCCTCGTCCACCTGCGCCGCGCGATGGGAGATCCCGCCCTTCTCTTCTTCACCTGCCTGGCGATGTGGGCCGGCACGAGGGCGCTGCGGACGCGCGACGAGGCCCCCGAGGGCACTTCCGGCGAGGGCGCGATCCGCGCCCTCGGCTGGCTCGCGACGATGGGGGTCGCCTCCGGTCTGGCCGGAGGGTCGAAGCTGAACGGGCTGGCCGTCGCCGGCGCCGGGGCGGTCCTGGCCTGCCTCCTCGCTTTCGGCGGACGTGGTCTCGGACGCGGGTGGCGTCGACCGGCTTTCGCCGCGGGAGCCTCGGTGCTCGTTCTGGGCTCGTGCGCAGCGACGTTCGTCGCCGTCAACCCGTCGCTGCACCACCGTCCATCGGCGCACCTGACAGCGATGCTGAGGCTGCGGGCGAAACAGCTGGCCGAGCAGCAGAGTGACCCGCGGTGGGGGCTCTCGACGCCGGGCCGCCGCATCCTCGTCGTCGCGGGCCGCACGCTGAAGCAGTACACGGTCACGCGGGTCGCGACCCTCAACGCTCTCCTCGCGGGCCTCGGCCTCCTCTTCCTGGCCCGGGGAACCCGGCGGTGGACGAAGGACGGGAGCGGACCGGCCGCCGCGGTCGTCCTGCTCGCGGTCGGGCTCTTCACCGCGGGGCCGGCCCTGATGACACCGGTGGACTGGGACCGGTACTACCTCTTCCCGGTCGTGTTCCTCACGGTCCTCATCGCGGTCGGCGCCGCCCGCGGACCCGGCGAGATCCGCCGCCTCCTGGCGGCGAGGGCCCAGGCCCGGCCGTGAACCGCACCTCTCGCTCCCTCCTCGCGCTCTTCGCCACGGCGATCCTGTTCAAGCTCGCGCTGATCGTCGCCTTCTACGGCCGACTCTACCCGGACGTGATCGGCGCCGTGAACCTCGGGAAGGACGTGCTCGGAGGCGTCGAAGGCTACCGGATCACGAGCAAGACGTTCGTGGGGCCCGTCCTCTGGTACGGCGTCTACCACCTGGCGGGGCTCTGGGGGCTGAAGCTCGTCAATCTCGCGCTCTTCGCGGGGCTCCTCGTCGTGCACGCGCGCGTCGGCCGGACGCTCTTCGGTGCGGAAACGGTCGTCCTCGCCTCGGTCC from the Holophagales bacterium genome contains:
- a CDS encoding phospholipid carrier-dependent glycosyltransferase, coding for MRSIRPHLARLAEWVVAGAVLVLSFSRGLDRVPFHMDESLWICCSLYFEAAVDEGFIPPQWFRESVRGPEPALPDHAQKGPPGGWSSRITWGPHYFSLDQPPVARYLIAIGRRLHGYAASDLNRPWESKLGPDENALLGNVPSAGLLEAARRSTAALSVVSGLVLYGLVRQGAGRIAGLVFVFLFSASGYFLVHLRRAMGDPALLFFTCLAMWAGTRALRTRDEAPEGTSGEGAIRALGWLATMGVASGLAGGSKLNGLAVAGAGAVLACLLAFGGRGLGRGWRRPAFAAGASVLVLGSCAATFVAVNPSLHHRPSAHLTAMLRLRAKQLAEQQSDPRWGLSTPGRRILVVAGRTLKQYTVTRVATLNALLAGLGLLFLARGTRRWTKDGSGPAAAVVLLAVGLFTAGPALMTPVDWDRYYLFPVVFLTVLIAVGAARGPGEIRRLLAARAQARP